A window of Mycolicibacterium fluoranthenivorans contains these coding sequences:
- a CDS encoding alpha/beta hydrolase, with amino-acid sequence MPVPKSDRASRRLIVLQKLMLLATAKPGSALDVGRTRKITQSMESFQRRARGVQETTATVAGVPVRWFRPARAESGLIFHVHGGAFVAGSSLAARAHSRMARCLGAELVSVDYRLAPEHPFPAGLDDVWAVYSEVARDRPTVIIGESAGGGLAMSLVRRVIDRGGDAPKGLVAMFPWADLTNSSDSFVRNEHLDMLSRKGLSRSAMAYAGGQDLRDPLVSPLYGSFVDFPRTLIVVGTHDCLLDDSRYVSTRMCAAGVDATLVEIAGGFHGFILMPAPESKEARRQISSFVGAALHDR; translated from the coding sequence GTGCCTGTACCGAAGTCAGACCGCGCGAGCCGCCGGTTAATCGTTCTACAGAAGCTCATGCTGTTGGCGACAGCGAAACCAGGCAGCGCGCTCGATGTGGGCAGAACACGCAAGATCACCCAATCGATGGAGTCGTTCCAGCGGCGGGCGCGCGGAGTTCAGGAGACCACCGCCACGGTGGCTGGGGTGCCGGTTCGGTGGTTCCGCCCCGCCCGGGCGGAATCGGGGTTGATCTTCCACGTGCACGGCGGGGCGTTTGTCGCCGGTAGTTCGCTGGCGGCCCGTGCCCACAGCCGGATGGCCCGGTGCCTCGGCGCGGAACTGGTGAGTGTCGATTACCGACTTGCGCCGGAGCATCCGTTTCCCGCGGGACTGGATGACGTGTGGGCGGTCTACTCGGAGGTGGCGCGTGACCGGCCTACCGTCATTATCGGGGAGTCCGCCGGAGGCGGACTGGCGATGTCGCTGGTACGACGAGTGATCGACCGAGGCGGTGACGCGCCGAAAGGTCTAGTGGCAATGTTTCCGTGGGCTGACCTGACCAATAGCTCCGACAGCTTCGTGCGGAATGAACACCTGGATATGCTGTCCCGCAAAGGTCTTTCGCGTAGCGCTATGGCCTATGCCGGTGGCCAAGATTTGCGAGATCCGCTGGTGTCGCCGCTCTACGGCTCCTTTGTCGACTTTCCCCGCACATTGATCGTCGTCGGCACCCACGACTGTTTGCTCGACGACTCCCGTTACGTCTCGACACGCATGTGCGCCGCCGGGGTAGACGCCACACTCGTCGAGATAGCCGGCGGGTTCCACGGTTTCATCCTGATGCCTGCGCCTGAATCCAAGGAGGCTCGGCGGCAGATCTCATCCTTCGTCGGTGCAGCCCTCCACGATCGATGA
- a CDS encoding GAP family protein, which produces MALVVAVSPASVVPAILMLHTPRPLAAGWAFATGWTLSLMLATGVFVGISGKMSGAGGPPPQWMRPATLILAALLILVGVVTWMRQGRRERAPAWLRALGSVTPGRALAAAPVLVSLNPKVLAACAAAGVSVAAGAQTSLSQWADVTGFALAASMTVILPVLSYALWRERMNEPLRRLKVVLERHDAAILAVILVAVGLTLLLQVA; this is translated from the coding sequence TTGGCACTGGTCGTCGCCGTGTCGCCGGCCTCGGTGGTTCCCGCGATCCTGATGCTGCACACGCCCCGTCCGCTGGCTGCGGGCTGGGCGTTCGCGACGGGGTGGACGCTGTCATTGATGCTTGCCACCGGGGTGTTCGTCGGAATCTCCGGGAAGATGAGTGGTGCCGGCGGTCCCCCGCCGCAATGGATGCGACCCGCGACGTTGATATTGGCGGCGCTGTTGATCCTTGTCGGCGTCGTCACCTGGATGCGTCAGGGGCGGCGAGAACGTGCGCCGGCATGGCTACGGGCGCTGGGCTCTGTCACTCCGGGGCGGGCGCTGGCAGCCGCACCGGTTCTCGTGTCGCTGAATCCCAAAGTGCTAGCCGCCTGCGCCGCAGCAGGTGTCAGTGTCGCGGCCGGCGCGCAGACGAGCCTGAGCCAGTGGGCAGATGTCACCGGTTTCGCCTTGGCCGCGAGTATGACAGTGATACTGCCGGTGCTGAGCTATGCCCTCTGGCGCGAGCGCATGAACGAACCCCTGCGACGGCTCAAGGTCGTACTGGAGCGGCACGATGCCGCGATCCTCGCGGTGATTCTCGTTGCCGTAGGTCTGACGTTGTTGCTGCAAGTAGCGTGA
- a CDS encoding TetR/AcrR family transcriptional regulator, giving the protein MPSESNRIRETDRKRGRNSSGEATRIKLMTIAETMFADRGIAAVSLNEIRLAAGQSNAAVVNYYFGSKEDLIKAILEHRLERIDGDRGRILEAMPENQPVELRRLLEALVLPQVSSIERGERHVELVAQLLFRGYGEPGGHAWILADPLLTEHGQRLNQLLWQQLSQLPQAVSAQRIRLVYISCLNSVADHQRQRATAADPPPTALFVSDLIDSLTAIIRAPASAETLEALGP; this is encoded by the coding sequence ATGCCCTCGGAGTCGAACCGCATTCGGGAAACGGACCGCAAACGCGGCCGGAACAGCAGCGGAGAAGCGACGCGCATCAAGCTCATGACGATCGCGGAGACGATGTTCGCCGATCGCGGAATCGCTGCCGTCAGCCTCAACGAAATCAGACTCGCCGCCGGACAGAGCAACGCCGCGGTGGTGAACTACTACTTCGGATCCAAGGAGGACCTGATCAAGGCCATCCTTGAACATCGCCTTGAACGCATCGACGGAGACCGTGGACGGATTCTCGAGGCGATGCCGGAGAACCAGCCGGTCGAACTCAGGCGCCTCCTCGAGGCCTTGGTGCTCCCTCAGGTGAGCAGCATCGAGCGTGGGGAGCGACACGTCGAGCTGGTGGCTCAGCTGCTGTTCCGCGGATACGGCGAACCGGGCGGACATGCGTGGATTCTGGCCGACCCCTTGTTGACCGAGCACGGTCAACGGCTCAATCAGCTTCTCTGGCAGCAGCTTTCGCAACTTCCGCAGGCCGTATCCGCGCAGCGGATTCGTCTCGTCTATATAAGTTGCCTGAATTCGGTGGCCGACCACCAGCGGCAGCGGGCAACCGCTGCCGACCCGCCCCCGACTGCCTTGTTCGTATCGGACCTCATCGATTCTTTGACGGCGATCATCCGCGCGCCGGCGTCGGCGGAAACCCTTGAGGCGCTGGGCCCGTGA
- a CDS encoding arylsulfatase: MGTDKVKARPEAPNVVMIVLDDLGYAQFGCYGSNIRTPAIDRLARNGLRYSRFHVTGLCSPSRAALLTGRNHHSVGMGFLADIPTVHPGYTGKIPDSAQTLPRLLRDSGWSTMAVGKWHLAPRGERTSAGPFTRWPLGLGFERYYGFLLGDANHWDPQLVRDNTYLDGPEVRPDGYHLTEDLTDEAIRMVVSQQQSAPGKPFFLYFATGAMHSPHHVHKDWADAYAGQFDIGWDAWRDEVFARQLAEGVVPAGTTLTPRPDWVPAWATLTADERAVYARMHEVYAGFLSHTDSQIDRLTRTLEELGVMDNTLILVMSDNGASAEGGVSGTSNEHRFTHRVPESLADNLDLLPDWGGTAGYPHYAWGWAWAGNTPFRLWKRYAWLGGTRVPLIVHWPCGIDDGGAVRSQFGHAIDVMPTVLQACGIELQSAPSETSDSAVHGASLLPTFRDAAAPAPRSTQYFEVVGSRSIIDDGWKATTDHVGQGVMDEEALLDGSRDFALDRWSLFRADDFSEAHDVSADHPDVVARLTAVWAAEAACYDVLPLTDSLVARAADMVWPEFPPGQRVVLRPSGGPVVDEALPLLYSRLSADVEVLPEGANGVLFAIGNWTGGLAAFVIESRLHIAIAAPGGSIRVRADRLLMEGRHSAGCRIHRLDGETRVEAVIDNTVVGSAVAPVTLPHVWQHGGTSLRLGRDRGLPVCDSYQPPFAWNGTVHSVTVESDLDSLPSQELLRAALKSD; the protein is encoded by the coding sequence ATGGGCACAGACAAGGTGAAAGCGCGTCCAGAGGCGCCCAATGTGGTCATGATCGTGTTGGACGACCTCGGCTATGCGCAGTTCGGCTGCTACGGATCGAACATCCGAACCCCGGCCATTGATCGTCTGGCCCGTAACGGACTCAGGTACAGCCGATTTCATGTCACCGGGCTGTGTTCGCCGTCGCGAGCCGCATTGCTCACTGGCCGGAACCACCACTCGGTGGGGATGGGCTTCCTGGCCGACATCCCGACGGTCCACCCGGGCTACACCGGGAAGATCCCGGATTCGGCGCAGACGCTGCCACGCCTGCTGCGGGATTCCGGTTGGAGCACGATGGCCGTCGGCAAATGGCATCTCGCGCCTCGCGGTGAACGGACGAGCGCCGGTCCGTTCACGCGCTGGCCGTTGGGACTCGGGTTCGAGCGCTATTACGGCTTTCTGCTCGGCGACGCCAATCACTGGGACCCGCAACTGGTTCGGGACAACACCTACCTCGATGGACCTGAGGTACGCCCGGATGGCTACCACCTGACCGAGGACCTCACCGACGAGGCGATCAGGATGGTGGTCAGCCAGCAGCAGTCAGCACCCGGCAAGCCGTTCTTTCTCTACTTCGCCACGGGGGCCATGCACTCACCGCACCATGTACACAAGGACTGGGCCGACGCGTACGCGGGACAGTTCGACATCGGTTGGGACGCGTGGCGCGACGAGGTATTCGCCCGGCAGCTCGCCGAGGGTGTGGTGCCCGCAGGCACGACACTCACCCCGCGGCCCGATTGGGTCCCGGCCTGGGCCACCCTCACCGCGGACGAACGCGCGGTGTACGCGCGGATGCACGAGGTATATGCCGGCTTTCTCAGTCATACCGACAGCCAGATCGATCGCTTGACCCGCACCCTCGAAGAACTCGGCGTCATGGACAACACGCTCATCCTCGTCATGTCTGACAATGGGGCCAGCGCAGAAGGGGGCGTTTCGGGAACCAGCAACGAACATCGGTTCACCCATCGGGTGCCAGAGTCCCTGGCCGACAACCTCGACCTACTACCGGACTGGGGTGGCACGGCGGGTTATCCGCACTATGCCTGGGGCTGGGCCTGGGCTGGCAATACCCCGTTCCGGCTGTGGAAACGCTATGCCTGGCTGGGCGGTACGCGCGTTCCGCTGATCGTGCACTGGCCGTGTGGTATCGACGACGGCGGCGCCGTGCGCTCACAATTTGGCCACGCTATCGACGTCATGCCAACGGTTCTGCAGGCCTGCGGAATTGAGCTGCAATCGGCCCCTTCCGAAACCTCAGACAGCGCCGTGCACGGGGCGAGTCTGTTGCCCACTTTCCGCGACGCGGCGGCGCCCGCCCCCCGATCCACCCAGTACTTCGAAGTCGTGGGGTCCCGGTCGATCATCGATGATGGCTGGAAGGCCACAACCGATCACGTGGGCCAAGGTGTGATGGACGAGGAGGCACTGCTGGACGGCAGCCGGGACTTCGCCCTCGACCGGTGGTCGTTGTTTCGCGCCGACGATTTCTCCGAGGCTCACGACGTGTCGGCGGATCACCCCGACGTGGTGGCGCGATTGACCGCCGTGTGGGCAGCCGAGGCCGCCTGCTATGACGTGCTCCCCCTGACTGATTCGTTGGTGGCACGAGCGGCGGACATGGTGTGGCCCGAATTTCCGCCCGGGCAGCGCGTGGTGTTGCGGCCCTCCGGGGGGCCGGTCGTCGACGAGGCGCTCCCCTTGCTGTACAGCCGGTTGTCTGCTGACGTCGAGGTCTTGCCTGAGGGTGCCAACGGTGTGCTGTTCGCGATCGGCAACTGGACCGGAGGGTTGGCGGCGTTCGTGATCGAGTCCAGACTCCACATTGCCATCGCCGCGCCGGGCGGCAGTATCCGGGTACGAGCCGATCGGCTGCTGATGGAGGGCCGCCACAGCGCAGGATGTCGCATACACCGCCTCGACGGCGAGACCCGGGTCGAGGCGGTGATCGACAACACCGTCGTCGGCTCTGCGGTGGCCCCGGTGACCCTGCCCCACGTCTGGCAGCACGGCGGGACATCGTTGCGCTTGGGTCGAGATCGCGGGCTGCCGGTCTGTGACAGTTATCAACCACCGTTCGCATGGAACGGCACAGTGCACTCGGTGACCGTCGAATCCGATCTGGACTCGCTGCCGAGTCAGGAACTACTCAGGGCCGCGCTCAAGTCCGACTAA
- a CDS encoding DinB family protein, producing MSPEVTQLLAALEELRGSVLKKLAGLGDEDARRSTVGSGTNLAGLVQHLTFVESLWFEEIVGGAKASRGSRTMHVDPATSLRELRSDYRAACTSSNAIIAGIGDADALVIHNGKSRDLRWVLLTAIKETARHAGHADIIREQIDGQTGR from the coding sequence ATGAGTCCCGAGGTTACACAGCTCCTTGCTGCACTCGAGGAGCTGCGCGGAAGCGTCCTGAAGAAGCTCGCTGGGCTCGGCGATGAGGACGCCCGCAGAAGCACGGTTGGTTCTGGTACCAACCTCGCCGGGCTGGTCCAGCACCTCACTTTCGTCGAGTCGTTGTGGTTTGAGGAGATTGTTGGCGGAGCCAAAGCATCCCGCGGGAGCCGAACGATGCACGTGGATCCGGCGACGTCGTTGCGGGAGCTACGGTCGGACTACCGCGCCGCATGTACGTCTAGCAACGCCATTATCGCCGGGATCGGCGACGCTGATGCACTTGTAATTCACAACGGCAAGTCGCGCGACCTCCGTTGGGTGCTGCTCACGGCGATCAAGGAAACTGCGCGCCACGCCGGACACGCTGACATCATTCGCGAGCAGATCGACGGCCAGACCGGTCGTTGA
- a CDS encoding type II toxin-antitoxin system VapC family toxin, translating to MLDTSTVILLGQISDPSELPDESAISAITLAELSVGPHVARDDTERSARQQHLQQAEADFDVLPFDGDCARAFGAVAAALRASGRKPAARAYDALIAASAIAHALPLYTCNPSDFAGIPRLELRSVTHPHHQ from the coding sequence ATGCTGGACACCTCGACGGTGATCCTCCTCGGCCAGATATCCGACCCCTCCGAGCTTCCCGATGAATCGGCGATTAGCGCAATAACGCTCGCCGAGCTTTCCGTCGGTCCGCACGTAGCGCGCGACGATACCGAGCGCAGCGCCCGTCAGCAGCACCTGCAGCAGGCCGAGGCGGACTTCGATGTTCTTCCGTTCGATGGTGATTGCGCACGGGCATTTGGCGCCGTCGCGGCGGCACTGCGCGCATCGGGGCGTAAGCCCGCGGCACGCGCGTATGACGCGCTCATCGCAGCGAGCGCGATCGCGCATGCGTTGCCGCTCTACACATGCAACCCATCCGACTTCGCAGGAATCCCGCGACTTGAGCTCCGGTCGGTCACCCATCCTCATCACCAGTAG
- a CDS encoding type II toxin-antitoxin system Phd/YefM family antitoxin encodes MDTVTVRDLRNNGGEVLRRVEHGERIVVTRDGAPVAELRPLPRPSAGPAELIRRRKNLPQVSPDALRRDIDNLIDPSL; translated from the coding sequence ATGGACACGGTGACGGTGCGCGATCTTCGGAACAACGGGGGAGAAGTCCTGCGTCGCGTCGAGCACGGCGAACGCATCGTCGTTACTCGCGACGGCGCGCCGGTGGCTGAGCTCCGCCCGCTGCCCCGACCTAGCGCCGGCCCGGCCGAACTCATTCGTCGCCGCAAGAATCTTCCGCAGGTGAGCCCAGATGCGCTCCGGCGCGACATCGACAATCTGATCGACCCGTCGCTGTGA
- a CDS encoding DUF2076 domain-containing protein, with the protein MELTEQQLIMGLAGRIREAQPIVTDPEAADLIQRQIATQPDALYLLSQAVLVQEDALNAAQARIAELTQQLKRLEEPSASAPSGGFMSNLFGRGKAAPQPDAPPFGRAAVAAGSPLTQRQPTAGGGFLKTAAAAAAGVAGGALVMQGLSSAFDGGETGQPHALGSFGDEQDADDEDDF; encoded by the coding sequence ATGGAACTCACCGAACAGCAGCTCATCATGGGCCTTGCCGGGCGCATCCGCGAGGCTCAGCCGATTGTTACTGATCCCGAGGCAGCAGATCTCATCCAGCGACAGATCGCCACTCAGCCCGACGCGTTGTATCTGTTGAGCCAGGCCGTGCTCGTTCAGGAGGACGCTCTCAACGCTGCCCAGGCGAGAATCGCCGAGCTGACCCAACAGCTGAAGCGGCTAGAAGAACCTTCCGCCAGCGCGCCATCAGGCGGCTTCATGTCGAATTTGTTTGGGCGGGGCAAGGCCGCGCCGCAGCCCGACGCGCCGCCGTTTGGACGGGCGGCCGTCGCCGCCGGGTCACCTCTCACGCAGCGGCAGCCGACCGCGGGCGGCGGATTCCTCAAGACCGCGGCCGCTGCGGCCGCCGGCGTCGCGGGCGGAGCACTCGTGATGCAGGGGCTCAGCAGTGCATTCGACGGCGGCGAAACCGGACAACCGCATGCTTTGGGCTCGTTCGGCGATGAGCAGGATGCCGATGACGAAGACGACTTCTAA
- a CDS encoding amidohydrolase family protein, with protein MPTIDVHAHLIPGALSREAVARIVAREGFNKVTPPMEWSPEIAIEFMDRYDIRMQLLSALGEMTAPAATAMNDVGAKVVTVHPGRFGLLASLPMAEPEAALREVHRAFDELGADGIVLVTNYEGAYFGDPRFEPVFAELDRRTASVFVHPVAPPGFPELCLGRPGPLIEFPMDTARTVVDAVFAGLFLRHPGIRMILAHAGGVLPSLADRIVNLGVQPWVANPLGLTSGQLRDQLSSLYFDTALATTAATMVPVVELAGVDHIVFGTDFPPGGDDVAGKYLATLLSGRPLSAQDIETLDETVERLFPRAAARVVA; from the coding sequence ATGCCCACGATCGATGTCCACGCCCATCTCATACCGGGTGCGCTGAGTCGGGAGGCCGTGGCCCGCATCGTCGCGCGCGAAGGGTTCAACAAGGTGACACCTCCAATGGAGTGGTCGCCTGAGATTGCCATTGAGTTCATGGACCGGTACGACATCCGGATGCAGCTCTTGTCAGCACTGGGCGAGATGACCGCGCCTGCCGCCACTGCGATGAATGACGTCGGGGCAAAGGTGGTGACAGTGCATCCGGGGCGTTTTGGGCTACTCGCCTCACTGCCGATGGCTGAACCCGAAGCTGCATTACGTGAGGTCCATCGAGCGTTCGACGAACTGGGCGCAGACGGAATCGTTCTGGTCACGAACTATGAAGGTGCATATTTCGGCGATCCCCGCTTTGAGCCGGTGTTTGCGGAGCTGGATCGACGCACCGCCTCCGTGTTTGTGCACCCGGTTGCGCCTCCCGGATTTCCTGAGCTATGCCTCGGTCGTCCCGGGCCATTGATCGAGTTCCCCATGGATACCGCCCGGACTGTAGTTGACGCGGTCTTCGCGGGACTTTTCCTGCGTCATCCCGGAATCCGGATGATCCTTGCTCATGCGGGGGGTGTGCTGCCCTCGCTCGCGGACCGCATCGTGAACCTGGGCGTCCAGCCGTGGGTGGCAAATCCGCTCGGTCTCACGTCGGGGCAACTTCGCGACCAGCTGTCGTCGCTCTACTTCGATACGGCCCTCGCCACCACTGCGGCAACGATGGTGCCGGTCGTCGAACTCGCTGGCGTTGACCATATTGTTTTCGGCACCGACTTCCCGCCGGGCGGAGACGATGTTGCCGGGAAATACCTTGCCACTCTGTTAAGCGGACGGCCGCTGTCCGCGCAGGATATCGAGACCCTCGACGAAACAGTCGAGCGACTGTTTCCCCGCGCAGCCGCGCGGGTCGTCGCATAG
- a CDS encoding MarR family winged helix-turn-helix transcriptional regulator codes for MDPDAQALRLVDLLHRLSRSIADDARRVQEVATLDLGDFIALRAIASGKLSPGDLSRHLHSHPAATSRTITGLAKAGLVSRVTDPVDSRKIILTLTPTGAAAVERIAREIRPSLQRRLDTLPGADAANLLAALETLLANDSPE; via the coding sequence GTGGATCCGGACGCGCAAGCCCTGCGACTGGTCGATCTCCTACACCGCCTAAGTCGGTCGATCGCGGACGACGCTCGTCGGGTGCAGGAAGTCGCGACGCTCGATCTCGGAGATTTCATTGCCCTTCGAGCAATTGCTTCAGGAAAGCTCTCGCCGGGCGACTTGTCACGACACCTCCACTCGCATCCAGCCGCAACCAGCAGGACGATCACTGGCCTCGCGAAGGCTGGACTGGTCTCGCGCGTCACCGACCCTGTCGATTCCCGCAAGATCATCCTGACGCTGACGCCCACCGGAGCCGCGGCTGTCGAACGGATCGCTCGTGAGATTCGACCCTCGCTGCAGCGTCGTCTAGACACCCTTCCCGGCGCCGATGCCGCCAACCTGCTGGCAGCCCTCGAAACCCTGTTGGCCAATGATTCGCCGGAATAG
- a CDS encoding antitoxin Phd, translating to MPALNVPFDETEMEALRVAAQQSDQSLKDYVHDAALQRADRHKEQVAAAAKLVAQRSAELNRRLRDE from the coding sequence ATGCCCGCCTTGAATGTCCCCTTTGACGAGACCGAGATGGAAGCTCTGCGCGTCGCTGCCCAGCAGTCGGACCAGTCGTTGAAGGACTACGTTCACGACGCAGCGCTGCAGCGGGCTGACCGGCACAAGGAACAGGTCGCGGCGGCGGCCAAGCTCGTTGCGCAGCGTTCGGCGGAGTTGAACCGCAGGCTGCGTGACGAGTGA
- a CDS encoding type II toxin-antitoxin system death-on-curing family toxin has translation MTVFLDRDDVLCAAAAALGDVPEVADYGLLDAAVARPSATVFGLDAYPSLPTKAAALLHSLARNHALVDGNKRTAWAAAWTFLTINGLELSPTYDVDAAERLMLDVATGAQGSIDEIASALQGFAI, from the coding sequence GTGACGGTCTTCCTGGACCGAGACGACGTCTTGTGCGCCGCGGCGGCGGCGCTCGGCGATGTGCCCGAGGTGGCTGACTACGGCCTGCTCGATGCTGCGGTGGCACGGCCCAGCGCGACGGTGTTCGGACTTGATGCTTATCCGTCGCTGCCCACCAAGGCGGCGGCGCTATTGCACTCTTTGGCTCGAAATCATGCCCTTGTCGACGGTAATAAGCGGACAGCGTGGGCTGCGGCGTGGACGTTCCTCACGATCAACGGTCTCGAGTTGTCGCCAACGTATGACGTCGACGCCGCGGAGCGGCTCATGCTTGATGTGGCGACAGGTGCGCAGGGATCGATCGACGAAATAGCCAGTGCGCTGCAAGGTTTCGCTATTTGA
- a CDS encoding FAD binding domain-containing protein → MKAFEFYRASSVEDALRCAAQQGAQYLAGGTNLVDLMKCNVEQPSVVVDITRLDLSEIEPTPTGGVMIGALATNTAVANHPLIRRNYPLLSQAILSGATNQIRNRATAAGNLMQRTRCRYFMDPALGACNKRRPGSGCAALAEHHREHAVFGASRSCVAVHPSDMAVALTSLDATVHLRGNGGARTLGIDEFFRLPGDRPDIDNAVRAGELITGIELPASSASRSGWYLKVRDRHSYAFALVSVAAAVEIRDGAIAGAAIALGAVAATPWRVPAAEDLLRGNPPGRSVFEAAASAALAGAQPLPHNGFKVDLGVHGVVRALTLAVEGP, encoded by the coding sequence GTGAAGGCTTTCGAGTTCTACCGCGCATCCTCGGTCGAGGATGCGCTGCGTTGCGCGGCTCAGCAGGGTGCGCAGTATCTTGCCGGGGGCACCAACCTCGTCGACCTGATGAAGTGCAATGTCGAGCAGCCGAGCGTGGTGGTCGACATAACCCGACTCGACTTGTCGGAGATCGAACCGACACCCACGGGCGGAGTGATGATCGGTGCCCTGGCCACCAACACCGCCGTCGCCAACCACCCCCTGATCCGCCGGAATTATCCGCTGCTGTCGCAGGCCATCCTGAGCGGCGCGACGAACCAGATACGGAATCGCGCCACGGCGGCGGGCAACCTGATGCAACGGACCCGGTGTCGCTATTTCATGGACCCCGCCCTCGGCGCGTGCAACAAACGCCGCCCGGGCAGCGGATGCGCGGCGCTGGCCGAGCACCACCGCGAGCACGCGGTCTTCGGCGCGAGCCGGTCCTGCGTGGCGGTCCACCCCTCCGACATGGCGGTGGCCCTGACGAGTCTGGACGCAACCGTCCACCTTCGAGGCAACGGCGGTGCGCGGACGCTCGGCATCGACGAGTTCTTCCGCCTGCCCGGCGACCGGCCGGACATCGACAACGCGGTGCGCGCCGGCGAGCTCATCACCGGTATCGAACTGCCCGCGTCGAGCGCATCCCGCAGCGGTTGGTATCTCAAGGTTCGCGACCGTCACAGCTACGCGTTCGCCCTGGTCTCGGTGGCGGCCGCGGTCGAGATCCGCGACGGTGCGATCGCCGGCGCGGCGATTGCGCTTGGTGCGGTTGCTGCGACGCCGTGGCGGGTGCCCGCGGCCGAGGACCTGTTGCGCGGCAATCCGCCGGGCAGGTCGGTCTTCGAGGCGGCCGCCAGCGCAGCACTCGCCGGGGCACAGCCGCTGCCGCACAACGGCTTCAAGGTGGATCTCGGTGTGCACGGCGTGGTCCGAGCGCTGACCCTAGCGGTCGAGGGGCCGTAG
- a CDS encoding (2Fe-2S)-binding protein — protein sequence MTETTLSVRVNTVPYTLVIDVRTTLLDLLRDWLHLTGTKKGCDHGLCGACTVTVDGERVLSCLVLAASIDGAEIVTIEGITPESGLHPLQRAFLDHDGLQCGFCTPGQICSARAMLDEHARGDLSAVSFDEHRGALVDGPISLTDKEIRERMAGNICRCGAYANIVAAIVAVAEDRRR from the coding sequence ATGACCGAGACCACCCTGAGCGTGCGGGTCAACACCGTGCCGTACACGCTGGTGATCGACGTCCGAACCACCTTGCTGGACCTGCTGCGAGATTGGTTGCACCTGACCGGAACCAAGAAGGGTTGCGACCATGGGCTCTGCGGTGCCTGCACGGTGACGGTCGACGGGGAACGGGTGCTGAGCTGTCTGGTGCTGGCAGCCTCGATCGACGGCGCCGAGATCGTCACGATCGAGGGGATAACGCCCGAGTCCGGACTGCACCCTCTGCAGCGGGCGTTCCTCGACCACGACGGTCTGCAATGTGGCTTCTGCACACCCGGTCAGATCTGTTCGGCGCGCGCCATGCTCGATGAACACGCCCGAGGGGACCTCTCGGCGGTGTCTTTCGATGAGCACCGCGGCGCCCTTGTCGACGGGCCAATCTCGCTCACAGACAAAGAGATCCGAGAGCGGATGGCCGGCAACATCTGCCGCTGCGGCGCCTACGCCAACATTGTGGCAGCAATCGTGGCCGTGGCCGAGGACCGACGTCGGTGA